The Anaerolineales bacterium region GCAGGGAACCGCGAGCCGCGAAATCCTTGAAACGCTGGATTACGCGTGGGAACTGCTCGCGCCCATCCCCGGCGAGGCGCTCAAACGCATCCCGCGCGATTACATCGAGCAGTATCATAAGAAATAGGAAAAGATCTGTCAGGTCTGATTGGAAATTATGAGCGCCGTATCCGTCACCCGCATGGAACTCCTCGCCCGCAAGGGGCAGATCTCGCTTGCCAAGCAAGGACGCGACCTGTTGGAGCAAAAACGCACCGCCTTGATGAAGGAATTCATGCGCACCGCGAACACCGCGCTGGAACGTTCGGACGAATTGCAAGAATCTGCGGCGGAGGCAAGTCAATCGCTTGCGCGGGCAGAGGCGATGGCGGGCGCCGAAGCGGTGCGGTCCGCCGCGCTGGCGTCGCGAGGCGGGTTTAGTCTCGAAGTTTCATCCAGCAGTGTGATGGGGGTGCGCGTTCCGCGTATCGAGCAAAAAAGCCCGGCGCGTTCGTTGTTGGACCGCGGCTATTCGATCGTCGGCGCTTCGACCAGCATTGACGAAGCCGCCTCCGCGTTCGAGAAGGAAGTGCGCGACATCATCCAACTGGCGGATACGACCCTGCGCCTCACGCGGCTGGGGGATGAGATCCGCCGCACATCGCGGCGTTTGAACGCGCTCGACCACAATTTGATCCCGCGCTTGCAGACGGAACAACGGTTCATCGAGACCGCGCTGGACGAACGCGAGCGCGCCGATCATTTCCGGTTGAAATTGGTGAAGAGATCGTTAGAGAGGAAACGAGAAGACTGATTCCTGTTTCTCGCTGGTTGTCCCGCAATTGAACTGCGGGACACCATCTTCACTGTTTATTGCTCCTCCGCCCATTCCACAATCCTTCGGAATCCCGTTTCCACTTCCTCATCCGAGGCGGCGAACGACATACGGATGAATCCCTCGCCATGCTCGCCGAACGCGGAGCCTGGCACCAACCCAACGCTTTTCTCCTCCAGAATCCGTTCGCACATTTCCACATCGTTCATTTTCAACGCGCGCAAGTCAAGGAAGCAGTAGAACGCGCCTTGCGGAGGCGTGACGACGACGCGTTCGCTTTCCAACTCGGCGGATAACTTCATCAACAACGCGCGGCGGCGGGAATACGCTTCGCGCATCCGTGCGGTTGCCTGCTGGACTTCGGGATTCGTCAACGCGTACGCGGCGGCTTTCTGGATGAACGGCGCGACGCACGTGATGGAGTTCTGCCCCGCTTTGACCGCGTTCTCGATCACCGCCGCGGGCGCGGCGAGAAAGCCGACGCGCCAACCGGTCATCGCGTAGGTTTTGGAGAGGCTCTGCACGATCAACGTCCGTTCTTTTGCGCCTTCGAAAGAGGCGAGCGAAGTCGGTTTCTCCCCGAAATATAAACTGCTATACACTTCGTCGGTCACGACCCATAGATCGTGCGCTTTCGCAAAGTCTTGAAGTTGTTTCAAATATTCGCGCGATGGGACGATGCCGGTCGGGTTGCAGGGATAGTTGACCACGATGGCACGCGTCTTCGGCGTAACGGCTTTTTCCCACGCTTCAAACGAGGGGATGAATCCATCCTCCGCCGGCGCGGGGACGCGCATCACCTCCGCACGCAACATCATCGCAAGGTTCGCGTGCGTCGCCCACGCGGGGTCGGGGATGAGAACTTCATCGCCAGGGTTCAAAATGGATTGCATCGCCGAAAAATACGCGTGGATGCCGCCATGCGTGACGATGATCTCGGAGGCAGGGTCGTACGAAACTTCCTCATCGCGAGTCAACTTGCTAGCGATGGCAGCCAAAAGGTCCGGTCTGCCGCGTGAGGGTCCGTAGTGAGTCAGCCCGCTTTGCAGAGCGTCGCACGCCGCATCGATCACCGCTTGCGGAGTCGCAAAATCCGGGTCGCCTTGTTGCAAACCGACGATCTTTTTTCCGCTGGCTTTGAGCGCCGAGATGCGGTCGCCCATCGCCACCGTCGGCGATTGTCGGAACTGTTCGAATTGCGCGTTGAGGTTCATAGATACCTGTCCTTTGAAAACAGCCCCCGCATGTGCGAGGGCTGGATGTTATCCCAAAGCCTGCTTTGCGGCTTCGATGACTTCCTCGTACTTCGGTTCTTCTCCCAAGGTGGGCAGGTAATTCACGTAGGTGAGTTTTCCATCCCGCCCGACGATGAACACCGAGCGACGTAGATAACGGCGCTCTTTGATCAACACGCCATACTTAACGCCGAACTCCGCGTCCACCACATCCGACACCACTTTCACTTTATCCACGCCTGCCGCGCCGCACCAGCGTTTCTGCGCCATCGGAAAATCAGCGCTTATGGTGTAGATGACGATATCCTCGCTGAGTTTTGCGGCTTCTTCATTGAATCGGCGCGTCTCACGGTCGCAGACATCGGTATCGAGAGACGGAACCGCGGAAAGGATGATGACCTTGCCCTTCGATTCCTGCAACGGGTTGACGGTTCCCCACCCCGGGAGAACTGACGTGAACTCGGGCGCCTCATCGCCCACTTTGACTTCGTCTCCTAACAGCGTGGCAAATTTTTCCCCGATCTTGAAAACATCCGAACGAACAGTGACCATGTATATCTCTCCGTAAAGTATTTTGGGATATTGTACTTGATTATTCAGTATTACAACGCAAAGTCTCGACGCGAGAGGGCGTATATAAAAGAATTTTTGAACCGCGAACCTGCTACGAACGCCGAGGAAATCTTTTTATTTCTTAGCGAGTTTTGCTCTCTTCACGGTGAATCGTTCTAGCGGTCGCTCCGGCGCTCTCTTATAACGGACGCGCGTTCATGGTTATTTTTTCTCCTCGAGCGGATTGAACCCGCGCCCCAAAATTTCTTGCGCAGGCGAGACGATCACAAACGCCTGCGGGTCTTCTTTTGCCACAGCGGCTTTGAGATTATGCGCCTCGGTGACGGTCAGCGCGCACATTAAGATTGAGCGTTCGGCGCCGGTATACATCCCCTTGCCTTGCATAGCCGTCACACCCCGATGTAGATCGGTGATGATGCGTTTCGAGACCGCCTCGGTCTTATCCGTAATAATGAGGGCAAGCAATTGTCTGCGCCGGTGGCGCGGAGCAAACCAAGCGCGGATGCTTTTCTTTTCATCCAGTTCAACGTGATCATTCTCCGCGCCAAAACGCGGCAGGATCTCGCCGGTGGCTTTGGTCATACCTACTGTGCCGATCGCGATCAAGAGAAGAGCGAGGTGGTAGCCGACGCCCAGCAAGATCATAAAAATACCGGAGATCGGACCAACGGCGCCGCGTTGGATGAAATCCTGCAGGCTGACTGCCGGCTCCGGGAAAAGATACCCTTTCCCCATCCACGATGCAAAAAGGATCAGATAGATCCAAAGATAGTTGCGCCGCAGACGCCGGCCAAACGCCTCCAGCATGGAAATGGGAAAATTAGGCGCCAGCAGGTTTTCCGCCAGGCTTTCCGCCCATTCTGGGGATGGATGGAACGGAGGCACCAGCATGGCGGCGTAAAAATCCGTTTCCATCAGGCGGATGCGGTAACTCCATAATTCATAATAACGATACCGCCGCGCTTCGATGAAAAGGAACCAAGTGACCAGCAGAGTATTGAGGATGATGACGCCATGGTGTACGTTGGGCTGGCTGAAAGAGATCGAGAGCGTCGCGCCCGTCGCCACCACCGCCCAGTTCGTGGTGGTATCGAGGCGCTGCCGCCAGACGTTGGCGCGCTGGACTTCGGCGCGGAATAAATGCACCATCGCAGTGACAAATTCGCTGGCTTTGAGTTTGTAGCCGCGATACGTCCAAACGGCTTCCTCCTCTTGCGGAGGCGGTGACGGAGGCGTTTTTTTTCTTGGCATAGTTTGCCTTTCGATATCGGCGTTTTACGAGGAGTTGAAAATTACGCGCCGATCTATAGTTTCCAAAACAGAGGCACGGCGATCATCAGGGCAAGGAAGCAGACAATCGTCAATGCCCAGCCACTTTTCACGAAGTCACGGAAGGTGTAATTGGCTGGCGCGATCATGATGATGTTCACCGGGTGCGAAAGCGGAGTGATGAACGAAATGGAGCCAGCAATGGCAGTGACGAGGGCGACTGCCTGCGGATTCACTCCCAACTGGATCGCGGCGCTAATGGTGATTGGCGCCACGACTAAAGGCGAGATCTGTCCGCCCATCAATTGTGTGAGCGCGGCGCTCAAAAAATACGCGCCCGCGACAAGCCCCATCGCGCCCAGCGGAGCGACAAGGCGGACTATGCCATCGCCAAAGAGTTGCGCCAGATCGGTCTGTACCATGGCATAACTGATGGAGATCGCGCCAGCGATCAGGAAAATCGCGCGCCACTTGACCGCCTGATACATCTCGTCGGGCTTCATTAACCCGGTGAGCAAGGTCAAGACGGCCGCGGTGAGCATGGCGATCTCGACCGGCATGCCCGCAAACAGGGCGATCAATGCGCTGATGGAAATAACGAGGGTCATCGCCACCCGCGGAACATCTAATTCGCCCCCGTTCGAGGCTGCTTCCACCACAACAAAATCATGCTGGTTTTTAAGATTGGGCAGATTCTCTGGCGAACCCATCAACAAAAGAATGTCGCCAGCGCGTAGTTTCATGGTCGCTACATCCGTACGATAACTGCGTTGTTCCCGCCAAAGCGCAATAGCAATAAATCCATAACGGGCGCGAAACTCCAGATCGCGCAGCGTCTTCCCCTCTATGCTGGAACGCGGCGGGACGATGACCTCGGCAAAGACCGAATCACGCGGCAGAAGAGATGTCGGTTGCGCCGAACGATACACGCGTAAACCAGCCTGTTCCAACTGCAAGGCGCGTTCCTCGCGGCCAACGATCAACAACACATCGCCGACCTGGATCTTATTCGCCGCATCGCTCGCGGACAGGATACGACTGCCGCGGTGGATTCCTAGCACCGCCATCCCAAGCGTTTCCCCGATGCGGGTCTGACTCAAGGGTTTGTTCGCGATAGCGGATTCAGGCGTCACCTCGGCTTCCCACATACGTTCCACCAAATGAAACGTCCTTGTCATTTCATCGTTGCTGGGGTCCATCTTGGTTGTGGGAGGTTCGCGCTCGGGCAAAACCCGACTGCCAACCAACATTAGAAAAAGGAGACCGATGATCGCGACGAAACCGCCGGTAGGAATGAAATCAAGGATGGTCAACGGCTGTTGTGGAGGGTCCGCCAGCCGCAACAAACCGCTGACGATGATATTGGCTGTGGTGAGATAGGTAGCCGCGCCGCCCAACATCGTGCCATACGCAATCGGAATCAAAAGTTTGCTTGGCTTGATGCCTGTGCGTTGTGAGGCGGTCAACGCGCTGGGTAACAACAACGCGCCCGCCGCTAGCGTATTCATGAACATGGATAACAACGCGGCAGTGGATGCAAATAATCCAATCAACCTCCGCTCCGATTGCCCGCCCAACGAAAGCAACTTCTTGGCGATCCAACGCGTGACCCCATATTTATCCAGACAGGCTGTTATGATAAAGAGAGAAAGCAAAGCGATCACTTCGGGCGTTCCAAAACCGGTCAGTGCGTGATGAGCGGCATCGGGCGTGTCGGCAGGTCCCACCACCGCCATGCCAAGATATTGAGCAACGCCCAACGAAGCCGCCATCACCAAAGCCGCCACATCTTCGCGCATCCGATTTAGAAAGACCAACACCAAAGGGACAATAAGGACAAGCAAAACAAAGATCTGCGGGAATGTCAAAGAATGCTCCAGTCGCGCTTTTCAGGATGTGAACTCGCTTCGGACTCAGGTGAAGCGGATTCTACTACTTCGGCAATTTATACGCTTCTTTCGTCGGTTTCAGCGGACGCGCCAGCCAGTAGGGACGGCGATTCCCGTCAGGGCTGACTTTGTCGGCGGGGCGCGTCATCGCCAGCCACTCGCGATATTTTTGCATGGACTTGTTGGTATCCACAAACAGGTCGCCCGCTTTTTC contains the following coding sequences:
- a CDS encoding V-type ATP synthase subunit D: MSAVSVTRMELLARKGQISLAKQGRDLLEQKRTALMKEFMRTANTALERSDELQESAAEASQSLARAEAMAGAEAVRSAALASRGGFSLEVSSSSVMGVRVPRIEQKSPARSLLDRGYSIVGASTSIDEAASAFEKEVRDIIQLADTTLRLTRLGDEIRRTSRRLNALDHNLIPRLQTEQRFIETALDERERADHFRLKLVKRSLERKRED
- a CDS encoding pyridoxal phosphate-dependent aminotransferase, producing MNLNAQFEQFRQSPTVAMGDRISALKASGKKIVGLQQGDPDFATPQAVIDAACDALQSGLTHYGPSRGRPDLLAAIASKLTRDEEVSYDPASEIIVTHGGIHAYFSAMQSILNPGDEVLIPDPAWATHANLAMMLRAEVMRVPAPAEDGFIPSFEAWEKAVTPKTRAIVVNYPCNPTGIVPSREYLKQLQDFAKAHDLWVVTDEVYSSLYFGEKPTSLASFEGAKERTLIVQSLSKTYAMTGWRVGFLAAPAAVIENAVKAGQNSITCVAPFIQKAAAYALTNPEVQQATARMREAYSRRRALLMKLSAELESERVVVTPPQGAFYCFLDLRALKMNDVEMCERILEEKSVGLVPGSAFGEHGEGFIRMSFAASDEEVETGFRRIVEWAEEQ
- the tpx gene encoding thiol peroxidase; this encodes MVTVRSDVFKIGEKFATLLGDEVKVGDEAPEFTSVLPGWGTVNPLQESKGKVIILSAVPSLDTDVCDRETRRFNEEAAKLSEDIVIYTISADFPMAQKRWCGAAGVDKVKVVSDVVDAEFGVKYGVLIKERRYLRRSVFIVGRDGKLTYVNYLPTLGEEPKYEEVIEAAKQALG
- a CDS encoding DUF2270 domain-containing protein, with product MPRKKTPPSPPPQEEEAVWTYRGYKLKASEFVTAMVHLFRAEVQRANVWRQRLDTTTNWAVVATGATLSISFSQPNVHHGVIILNTLLVTWFLFIEARRYRYYELWSYRIRLMETDFYAAMLVPPFHPSPEWAESLAENLLAPNFPISMLEAFGRRLRRNYLWIYLILFASWMGKGYLFPEPAVSLQDFIQRGAVGPISGIFMILLGVGYHLALLLIAIGTVGMTKATGEILPRFGAENDHVELDEKKSIRAWFAPRHRRRQLLALIITDKTEAVSKRIITDLHRGVTAMQGKGMYTGAERSILMCALTVTEAHNLKAAVAKEDPQAFVIVSPAQEILGRGFNPLEEKK
- a CDS encoding SLC13 family permease, giving the protein MTFPQIFVLLVLIVPLVLVFLNRMREDVAALVMAASLGVAQYLGMAVVGPADTPDAAHHALTGFGTPEVIALLSLFIITACLDKYGVTRWIAKKLLSLGGQSERRLIGLFASTAALLSMFMNTLAAGALLLPSALTASQRTGIKPSKLLIPIAYGTMLGGAATYLTTANIIVSGLLRLADPPQQPLTILDFIPTGGFVAIIGLLFLMLVGSRVLPEREPPTTKMDPSNDEMTRTFHLVERMWEAEVTPESAIANKPLSQTRIGETLGMAVLGIHRGSRILSASDAANKIQVGDVLLIVGREERALQLEQAGLRVYRSAQPTSLLPRDSVFAEVIVPPRSSIEGKTLRDLEFRARYGFIAIALWREQRSYRTDVATMKLRAGDILLLMGSPENLPNLKNQHDFVVVEAASNGGELDVPRVAMTLVISISALIALFAGMPVEIAMLTAAVLTLLTGLMKPDEMYQAVKWRAIFLIAGAISISYAMVQTDLAQLFGDGIVRLVAPLGAMGLVAGAYFLSAALTQLMGGQISPLVVAPITISAAIQLGVNPQAVALVTAIAGSISFITPLSHPVNIIMIAPANYTFRDFVKSGWALTIVCFLALMIAVPLFWKL